The following are encoded in a window of Limisphaerales bacterium genomic DNA:
- a CDS encoding proline--tRNA ligase: protein MRWTETFIPTLKEAPAEAEIPSHQLLLRAGLVRKLAGGLYTFLPSGIRVLRKIEAIVREEMDHAGALEVLMPAVQPPEIWKASGRYEQAADVLFKVRDSKNREWLLGPTHEEVITTLASTELQSYRQAPINFYQIQTKFRDEIRPRFGLMRAREFIMKDAYSFDISDDAAMVSYQKMYDAYVQVFKRCGVTAFPVEADTGVMGGKHSHEFMVPAPTGESEVAYTEDGSYAANLEKANSQGATVATSIECTGELEKFATPKVKTIEDLASEPYNVAAEAQIKTLVFIAEDKPVIALVRGDDQINEAKLCGALGTAIFRAAEAEEINAALGAYPGSLGAVGVNGIPVFADEQLRNAAGMTTGANENGFHIRNVNVARDLPDVQWADLRTVREGELNESGQPIKIQRAIEVGHVFKLGTKYAESLDANFLGEDGKRHPFVMGCYGLGVTRTLQAIIECGNDDQGVIWPKAVAPWQVCLTVLDIAPEGEVMKAAQAIYDELTAAGLEVLMDDRDLRPGVKFKDSELIGIPVRVSVGERSLKEGNVEFTLRKEGGRENVPVGEAVSRVRAALA, encoded by the coding sequence ATGCGCTGGACCGAAACGTTCATACCCACATTGAAGGAAGCCCCCGCCGAGGCGGAGATTCCTTCGCATCAACTTTTGCTGCGCGCCGGTTTGGTGCGCAAACTGGCCGGCGGCTTGTACACTTTTTTGCCGTCGGGCATTCGGGTGCTTCGCAAGATCGAAGCCATTGTCCGGGAGGAGATGGACCACGCCGGCGCGCTGGAGGTGCTGATGCCCGCTGTGCAACCGCCGGAAATTTGGAAAGCCAGCGGCCGATATGAACAAGCGGCGGATGTGCTCTTCAAAGTGCGTGATAGCAAAAATCGCGAGTGGTTGCTCGGTCCCACGCACGAGGAGGTGATCACCACGCTGGCCTCAACGGAATTGCAGTCGTATCGGCAGGCGCCCATCAATTTTTACCAGATTCAAACCAAGTTCAGGGATGAAATCCGCCCGCGCTTTGGGCTGATGCGTGCGCGTGAATTCATTATGAAAGACGCGTACAGCTTCGATATTTCCGATGACGCGGCGATGGTGAGTTATCAAAAAATGTACGACGCGTACGTGCAGGTTTTCAAACGGTGCGGTGTGACCGCATTCCCTGTGGAGGCGGATACCGGCGTAATGGGCGGCAAACATTCGCACGAATTTATGGTGCCCGCGCCCACCGGTGAAAGTGAAGTGGCGTACACCGAAGATGGCTCGTACGCAGCCAATCTTGAGAAGGCAAACAGTCAAGGGGCGACGGTCGCAACCTCGATTGAGTGCACGGGGGAATTGGAAAAGTTCGCCACGCCAAAGGTGAAGACCATCGAAGATCTCGCGAGCGAGCCGTATAATGTTGCCGCCGAAGCGCAGATCAAAACGCTCGTATTCATCGCCGAAGATAAACCGGTGATTGCCTTGGTGCGGGGCGATGACCAAATCAATGAGGCGAAACTTTGCGGCGCACTGGGGACGGCCATTTTTCGCGCAGCGGAAGCGGAGGAAATCAACGCAGCGCTTGGCGCGTATCCGGGCAGTCTTGGTGCGGTGGGCGTGAACGGCATCCCTGTGTTTGCCGATGAACAACTGCGCAACGCGGCCGGAATGACGACGGGCGCGAATGAGAATGGCTTTCACATTCGCAATGTCAATGTCGCGCGCGACTTGCCGGATGTTCAATGGGCCGATCTCCGCACAGTGCGCGAGGGTGAATTGAACGAAAGCGGCCAGCCGATAAAGATCCAACGCGCCATCGAGGTGGGCCATGTTTTCAAGCTCGGCACCAAATACGCCGAGTCGCTCGATGCAAATTTCCTCGGCGAGGACGGTAAGCGACATCCTTTCGTGATGGGCTGTTATGGGCTCGGCGTCACGCGGACGCTCCAAGCGATCATCGAATGTGGTAACGACGATCAAGGCGTCATTTGGCCAAAAGCGGTTGCGCCGTGGCAGGTTTGCCTCACTGTGCTCGATATTGCGCCCGAAGGCGAAGTGATGAAAGCCGCCCAGGCAATTTACGACGAATTGACCGCCGCGGGCTTGGAAGTGCTGATGGACGATCGCGATTTGCGCCCCGGTGTAAAATTTAAAGACTCCGAACTCATCGGCATCCCTGTCCGCGTGAGCGTGGGTGAGCGTTCGCTTAAAGAGGGCAATGTGGAATTCACGTTGCGCAAAGAAGGTGGCCGCGAAAACGTTCCGGTTGGGGAAGCCGTTTCCCGCGTGCGGGCGGCGTTGGCCTAA
- a CDS encoding fumarylacetoacetate hydrolase family protein — protein MAAIGRFQKGDDTFYAKVVDGKLYKLKGDVFGSPSYVKSAITPNRSIKTLAPVQPSKVIAVGLNYADHARESNLKPPTQPLFWLKAPTSLIPDGAKIDLPFPSHRNDFEAELAIVIGRRVRNVAPQAAGRYIFGYTAAQDISDRDIQQSESQWARAKSFDTFTPLGPYIETKVDPKNLTIQLFKNGELCQNSHTGQMIFDCNHLVSFISTNMTLLPGDIILTGTPSGVGPIESGDKLEVRIGDMASLCNTVK, from the coding sequence ATGGCTGCTATCGGACGATTCCAAAAAGGTGATGACACATTTTACGCTAAGGTGGTTGACGGTAAATTGTACAAGTTGAAGGGCGACGTATTCGGTTCACCTTCCTACGTTAAGAGCGCCATCACGCCTAATCGCAGCATCAAGACCTTGGCCCCGGTGCAGCCGAGTAAAGTCATTGCTGTGGGGCTAAACTATGCCGACCACGCTCGGGAATCCAACCTGAAGCCGCCCACACAGCCACTCTTTTGGTTGAAAGCGCCCACTTCACTGATTCCGGACGGGGCAAAAATTGATTTACCATTTCCTAGTCACCGCAATGATTTCGAAGCGGAATTGGCGATTGTCATCGGCCGGCGTGTGCGCAACGTCGCCCCTCAGGCAGCGGGTCGGTACATCTTTGGTTACACAGCCGCACAGGATATTAGCGATCGCGATATTCAACAAAGCGAAAGCCAATGGGCCCGCGCCAAGAGTTTTGACACATTCACACCGCTCGGGCCTTATATCGAAACCAAAGTTGATCCAAAGAATTTGACGATACAACTTTTCAAAAATGGTGAGCTCTGCCAAAATTCACACACCGGCCAAATGATTTTCGACTGCAATCATTTGGTTAGTTTCATATCAACTAATATGACACTGTTGCCCGGTGACATCATTCTCACCGGCACACCGAGCGGAGTGGGCCCCATCGAAAGCGGCGACAAACTTGAAGTGCGCATTGGGGATATGGCATCCCTTTGTAACACGGTGAAGTAG
- the tgt gene encoding tRNA guanosine(34) transglycosylase Tgt: MFALHKTDGDARRGTLTTAHGEIQTPMFMPVGTRATVKTLDARDLHELGAQIILGNTYHLNLRPGPETIRAAGGLHAFMGWDKPILTDSGGFQVFSLAKMAKIKEDGVAFQSHIDGSPLFLGPKEAMSIQRDLGSDIAMVFDDCPPYPAEHERVAAAVERTARWAAECREQPRADGQLVFGIVQGGCHADLRERSATDITALDFDGHAIGGLSVGEPEPEMLAMAAHTAPMLPANKPRYAMGLGTPAQLVELVARGVDIFDCVLPTRLARNGTAFTYDGAFALKGAAYKEDFTPIEAGCDCFTCRHHTRAYVRHLLNVDELLGLRLLTLHNLRLYLRLMADIRKHIEAGTFGKFRGDLAARYTPSTRVAAQRKNA; this comes from the coding sequence ATGTTTGCCCTCCACAAAACCGATGGCGATGCCCGGCGCGGCACGCTCACTACCGCGCACGGCGAAATCCAAACGCCGATGTTTATGCCCGTGGGAACGCGTGCCACTGTCAAAACTCTGGACGCCCGCGACCTTCACGAACTTGGCGCACAGATTATTCTTGGCAACACTTACCACCTCAACCTCCGGCCCGGGCCGGAAACCATTCGTGCCGCGGGCGGGTTGCACGCGTTTATGGGTTGGGATAAACCGATCCTTACCGACAGCGGCGGGTTTCAGGTTTTTAGTTTAGCGAAAATGGCAAAAATCAAAGAAGACGGCGTGGCGTTCCAATCGCACATCGACGGCTCGCCATTATTCCTCGGCCCCAAAGAGGCGATGTCTATTCAGCGCGACTTGGGCAGCGACATCGCGATGGTATTTGACGATTGCCCGCCATACCCCGCCGAGCACGAACGCGTGGCGGCCGCCGTGGAGCGGACTGCGCGTTGGGCCGCCGAGTGCCGTGAGCAACCGCGAGCGGACGGGCAATTGGTTTTTGGGATTGTGCAAGGCGGATGTCACGCTGATTTGCGCGAACGCAGCGCGACGGATATCACCGCGTTGGATTTTGACGGCCACGCCATCGGCGGCCTCAGCGTGGGCGAGCCGGAGCCGGAGATGCTCGCGATGGCGGCGCACACCGCGCCGATGCTGCCCGCCAACAAGCCGCGCTACGCGATGGGCCTCGGCACACCCGCGCAGTTAGTGGAGTTGGTGGCGCGCGGGGTGGATATTTTTGATTGTGTGTTGCCCACCCGCCTCGCTCGGAACGGGACAGCGTTTACTTATGATGGTGCATTTGCCCTTAAAGGCGCGGCGTATAAGGAAGATTTTACTCCGATAGAGGCCGGTTGCGATTGTTTCACATGCAGGCACCACACCCGTGCTTACGTGCGGCATTTGCTAAATGTGGATGAACTTTTGGGGTTGCGGCTCCTGACTTTGCATAATCTGCGGTTGTATTTGCGGTTGATGGCAGACATTCGCAAACACATCGAAGCGGGCACTTTTGGCAAGTTTCGGGGTGATTTGGCGGCACGTTACACACCCAGCACCCGTGTAGCTGCACAGCGAAAAAATGCTTAA
- the yajC gene encoding preprotein translocase subunit YajC, protein MENLISDAWFAMAGGGQGGGPASGKDALIQMLCMFGPLFAIMYVLILRPQSQQRKKLEAMVSALKPGDKVIAAGIVGTVVTVKEKSVTLRSGDSKLEVAKSAVEAMVGEEADKD, encoded by the coding sequence ATGGAAAATCTAATCAGTGATGCTTGGTTCGCGATGGCGGGCGGGGGGCAAGGCGGCGGCCCTGCTTCTGGTAAAGACGCGCTCATTCAAATGCTCTGCATGTTTGGCCCTTTATTTGCCATTATGTACGTGCTCATTTTGCGCCCGCAGAGCCAGCAACGGAAGAAGCTTGAGGCGATGGTCAGTGCGCTTAAGCCGGGCGACAAAGTGATTGCGGCAGGAATTGTCGGGACAGTCGTCACGGTGAAAGAGAAAAGCGTGACGCTGCGTTCGGGGGATTCCAAGCTGGAAGTGGCCAAATCCGCCGTGGAAGCGATGGTGGGGGAAGAAGCGGATAAGGACTAA